Proteins encoded within one genomic window of Oncorhynchus nerka isolate Pitt River linkage group LG17, Oner_Uvic_2.0, whole genome shotgun sequence:
- the LOC115145467 gene encoding oxysterol-binding protein-related protein 1-like isoform X2, which produces MSQENHHGNEEESRPNGIVRHRTSLPASMFSRNDFSIWSILRKCIGMELSKITMPVIFNEPLSFLQRLTEYMEHTYLIHQANASSDSIERMKCVAAFAVSAVASQWERTGKPFNPLLGETYELVREDLGFRLISEQVSHHPPVSAFHAEGLKKDFVFHGSIYPKLKFWGKSVEAEPKGIITLELPKYNEAYTWTNPTCCVHNIIVGQLWIEQYGNVEVLNHKTGERCCLNFKPCGLFGKELHKVEGYILDKSKKKVCSLYGKWTECMYIVDYAALEAHKKSGKGTVEKKSSKPGSREEVEEISLPEADTVEVIPGSYLLWRIAPRPVNSTEMYSFTSFAMQLNELDKDMDGLIPKTDCRLRPDIRAMENGDIDLASEEKKRLEEKQRAACKTHSKSDDELKTKWFQQGQNPHNGSQDWLFSTGYWNRNYPLLPDIY; this is translated from the exons AACAAGTTTACCAGCATCCATGTTCTCCAGAAATGACTTCAGCATCTGGAGTATCCTGAGGAAATGCATTGGCATG GAGCTGTCTAAAATTACCATGCCAGTTATTTTTAATGAGCCCCTGAGCTTCCTTCAGCGTCTGACAGAGTACATGGAGCACACATACCTCATCCACCAGGCCAACGCCTCCTCTGACTCCATAGAGAGGATGAAG TGTGTGGCAGCTTTTGCTGTTTCTGCTGTGGCTTCCCAGTGGGAGAGAACTGGGAAACCCTTCAACCCGCTACTGGGAGAGACCTACGAACTGGTCAg AGAGGACCTGGGGTTCAggttgatctcagagcaggtgagccACCATCCACCAGTCAGTGCGTTCCACGCCGAAGGCCTGAAGAAAGACTTTGTGTTCCATGGCTCCATCTACCCCAAACTCAAGTTCTGGGGCAAGAGCGTGGAGGCTGAACCCAAAGGCATCATCACACTGGAGCTTCCCAA GTACAATGAGGCCTACACATGGACAAACCCTACATGTTGCGTCCACAACATCATCGTGGGGCAGCTGTGGATTGAGCAGTATGGCAACGTGGAGGTGCTCAACCACAA AACTGGAGAAAGATGCTGTTTGAATTTCAAACCATGTGGCCTTTTTGGCAAGGAATTGCACAAAGTTGAAGGCTACATTCTGGACAAAAG CAAAAAGAAGGTCTGTTCTCTCTACGGAAAGTGGACAGAGTGTATGTACATTGTGGATTATGCCGCATTGGAGGCACATAAGAAAAGTGGGAAGGGGACAGTGGAAAAGAAAAGCAGCAAACCG GGCTCTCGTGAGGAAGTGGAGGAGATCTCCCTACCAGAGGCTGACACAGTCGAGGTCATCCCAGGCAGCTATCTCCTTTGGAGGATAGCCCCCAGACCAGTCAACTCTACAGAG ATGTACAGCTTCACGTCGTTTGCCATGCAACTGAACGAGCTGGATAAAGATATGGATGGGCTCATCCCAAAGACAGACTGCAGGCTTAGGCCAGACATACGAGCCATGGAGAACGGAGATATTG ATCTTGCAAGTGAGGAGAAGAAGAGActagaagagaaacagagagctgcATGTAAAACCCATTCCAAATCTGATGACGAGTTGAAAACAAA GTGGTTTCAACAGGGTCAGAATCCCCACAATGGCTCCCAGGACTGGTTGTTCTCCACTGGGTACTGGAACCGCAACTATCCCCTGTTACCTGATATTTACTGA
- the LOC115145467 gene encoding oxysterol-binding protein-related protein 1-like isoform X1, with product MSQENHHGNEEESRPNGIVRHRTSLPASMFSRNDFSIWSILRKCIGMELSKITMPVIFNEPLSFLQRLTEYMEHTYLIHQANASSDSIERMKCVAAFAVSAVASQWERTGKPFNPLLGETYELVREDLGFRLISEQVSHHPPVSAFHAEGLKKDFVFHGSIYPKLKFWGKSVEAEPKGIITLELPKYNEAYTWTNPTCCVHNIIVGQLWIEQYGNVEVLNHKTGERCCLNFKPCGLFGKELHKVEGYILDKSKKKVCSLYGKWTECMYIVDYAALEAHKKSGKGTVEKKSSKPGSREEVEEISLPEADTVEVIPGSYLLWRIAPRPVNSTEMYSFTSFAMQLNELDKDMDGLIPKTDCRLRPDIRAMENGDIDLASEEKKRLEEKQRAACKTHSKSDDELKTKNPALGPRWFQQGQNPHNGSQDWLFSTGYWNRNYPLLPDIY from the exons AACAAGTTTACCAGCATCCATGTTCTCCAGAAATGACTTCAGCATCTGGAGTATCCTGAGGAAATGCATTGGCATG GAGCTGTCTAAAATTACCATGCCAGTTATTTTTAATGAGCCCCTGAGCTTCCTTCAGCGTCTGACAGAGTACATGGAGCACACATACCTCATCCACCAGGCCAACGCCTCCTCTGACTCCATAGAGAGGATGAAG TGTGTGGCAGCTTTTGCTGTTTCTGCTGTGGCTTCCCAGTGGGAGAGAACTGGGAAACCCTTCAACCCGCTACTGGGAGAGACCTACGAACTGGTCAg AGAGGACCTGGGGTTCAggttgatctcagagcaggtgagccACCATCCACCAGTCAGTGCGTTCCACGCCGAAGGCCTGAAGAAAGACTTTGTGTTCCATGGCTCCATCTACCCCAAACTCAAGTTCTGGGGCAAGAGCGTGGAGGCTGAACCCAAAGGCATCATCACACTGGAGCTTCCCAA GTACAATGAGGCCTACACATGGACAAACCCTACATGTTGCGTCCACAACATCATCGTGGGGCAGCTGTGGATTGAGCAGTATGGCAACGTGGAGGTGCTCAACCACAA AACTGGAGAAAGATGCTGTTTGAATTTCAAACCATGTGGCCTTTTTGGCAAGGAATTGCACAAAGTTGAAGGCTACATTCTGGACAAAAG CAAAAAGAAGGTCTGTTCTCTCTACGGAAAGTGGACAGAGTGTATGTACATTGTGGATTATGCCGCATTGGAGGCACATAAGAAAAGTGGGAAGGGGACAGTGGAAAAGAAAAGCAGCAAACCG GGCTCTCGTGAGGAAGTGGAGGAGATCTCCCTACCAGAGGCTGACACAGTCGAGGTCATCCCAGGCAGCTATCTCCTTTGGAGGATAGCCCCCAGACCAGTCAACTCTACAGAG ATGTACAGCTTCACGTCGTTTGCCATGCAACTGAACGAGCTGGATAAAGATATGGATGGGCTCATCCCAAAGACAGACTGCAGGCTTAGGCCAGACATACGAGCCATGGAGAACGGAGATATTG ATCTTGCAAGTGAGGAGAAGAAGAGActagaagagaaacagagagctgcATGTAAAACCCATTCCAAATCTGATGACGAGTTGAAAACAAA AAACCCTGCCCTCGGCCCCAG GTGGTTTCAACAGGGTCAGAATCCCCACAATGGCTCCCAGGACTGGTTGTTCTCCACTGGGTACTGGAACCGCAACTATCCCCTGTTACCTGATATTTACTGA